A window of the Microbulbifer aggregans genome harbors these coding sequences:
- a CDS encoding outer membrane beta-barrel protein, with protein sequence MMKKTTLSLAIGLATLVGTGVASARSEADAGAVDLGNGILFTPVLDMGLVYDDNVVHTDTNPTDSWVTELRPSFLLSAENDFSEYGLRYTVSHGDYQDSSEDNYTDHMLQANADWELNARHRLGLAASYEDLHEMRGTGYSQGFGALLDEPDRYSESDVSGVYRYGAETARGNIELEAGTRARDYDPTQFIDGVEQNNPLADVRDYGTDYGAARFFYNTGGKTRLLVEAKGSLVGYDNAVAGIPSRDSTQSSVLFGLSWEGTAKTTGTLKVGARSKQFDDAAREDFSAPAWEAGVIWQPLTYSTFEFSTARRFEEARGDGDFADVEVLSASWNHTWLERLSTDVMFYHQNMDYEGTERTEDRLGGTFNLNYEMRRWLILTAGYATGSQDSTLQGYDYDRAVMTFGARVTL encoded by the coding sequence ATGATGAAAAAAACAACTCTTTCTCTGGCGATCGGCCTCGCGACCCTCGTAGGCACGGGTGTTGCCTCCGCGCGGTCTGAGGCCGATGCCGGTGCGGTGGACTTGGGCAATGGCATCCTGTTTACACCGGTGCTGGACATGGGCCTGGTCTACGATGACAACGTCGTGCATACCGATACCAATCCCACCGACAGCTGGGTCACTGAGTTGCGCCCCAGTTTCCTGCTCTCTGCAGAGAATGACTTTTCTGAGTATGGCCTGCGTTACACCGTTTCCCACGGTGATTACCAGGACAGCAGCGAAGATAACTACACCGACCACATGCTGCAGGCCAATGCAGACTGGGAACTGAACGCCCGCCATCGCCTGGGCCTGGCTGCCAGCTACGAGGACCTGCACGAGATGCGCGGTACTGGCTACTCCCAGGGCTTTGGTGCGTTGCTGGACGAGCCGGACCGCTACTCGGAGAGCGATGTTTCCGGTGTCTACCGCTACGGCGCCGAGACTGCCCGCGGCAATATCGAGCTGGAAGCAGGCACCCGCGCGCGGGATTACGATCCCACCCAGTTCATCGACGGCGTGGAGCAGAATAACCCGCTGGCAGATGTGCGCGATTACGGCACCGACTACGGGGCCGCGCGCTTCTTCTATAACACCGGCGGCAAGACACGCCTGCTGGTGGAGGCGAAAGGTAGCCTGGTGGGGTATGACAATGCCGTGGCCGGTATCCCCAGCCGTGACAGCACCCAGAGCAGTGTGCTGTTTGGCCTGAGCTGGGAAGGCACAGCCAAGACCACCGGTACCCTGAAGGTGGGTGCGCGCTCCAAGCAGTTTGATGATGCCGCCCGTGAGGATTTCTCCGCGCCGGCGTGGGAGGCAGGTGTCATTTGGCAACCGCTCACTTACAGCACGTTTGAGTTCAGCACTGCGCGCCGCTTCGAGGAAGCCCGTGGTGACGGTGACTTCGCCGATGTCGAGGTACTGTCTGCCTCCTGGAACCACACCTGGCTCGAGCGCCTGTCCACTGACGTGATGTTCTATCACCAGAACATGGATTACGAAGGTACTGAGCGTACCGAAGACCGCCTCGGCGGCACATTCAATTTGAATTACGAGATGCGCCGCTGGTTGATCCTTACTGCCGGTTATGCCACCGGTAGCCAGGACAGCACTCTGCAGGGCTATGACTACGACCGCGCTGTAATGACGTTTGGCGCTCGCGTCACACTGTAA
- a CDS encoding polysaccharide biosynthesis/export family protein: MMGHTRSPGQRAWRAALSIFSALWLVLAAASAVAITDSTLVDNYRLGSGDKILINVYGEDDLTVETQLSDSGLVNYPFLGELKVNGMTVAQLEATIHGGLKDGYLVNPNVHVSIMEYRPFYIHGEVERPGGYPYQPGLTVSKAAALAQGFTERASESKIFVVRGDDSSKTPKKITLNTELRPGDVVTVEQRFF, encoded by the coding sequence ATGATGGGACACACACGCTCACCTGGGCAGCGCGCATGGCGCGCAGCCCTGTCCATTTTCTCCGCACTGTGGCTGGTACTGGCCGCCGCTTCGGCTGTGGCCATTACCGACAGCACCCTGGTCGATAACTATCGCCTGGGTTCCGGGGACAAGATCCTCATCAATGTGTACGGCGAGGATGACCTGACGGTGGAGACCCAGCTGAGCGACAGCGGCCTGGTGAATTACCCGTTCCTGGGCGAGCTGAAAGTCAACGGCATGACCGTGGCGCAGCTGGAGGCAACCATCCACGGGGGCCTGAAGGACGGTTACCTGGTGAACCCCAATGTGCATGTGTCCATCATGGAATACCGCCCCTTTTATATTCACGGCGAAGTGGAGCGCCCCGGTGGTTACCCGTACCAGCCGGGCCTGACCGTGAGCAAGGCGGCGGCACTGGCCCAGGGCTTTACCGAGCGGGCGTCCGAATCCAAGATTTTTGTGGTGCGGGGCGATGATTCGAGCAAGACCCCGAAAAAAATCACCCTGAACACCGAGCTGCGTCCCGGCGATGTAGTGACCGTGGAACAGCGGTTCTTCTGA
- a CDS encoding glycosyltransferase family 4 protein translates to MPRVAIIEPVGGHGGMNYYDLGLLKGVIDAGTDALLYTSEETNVSPEMSCFVRRYFRGVWGPKNKLFRASRFVFGMVKSLLHARFSRCNIVHYHFFHYGIMELFMVLVARLLLFKVVVTAHDVESFKGGQKDWLAEIILKVASVVIVHNQISKKSLVEKLSLTESYIYVIPHGNYFDFIERRPTKTAAREALGIPKDKMVVLFFGQIKRVKGLEVLLNAWGEVVANEPTAHLVIAGKVWKDDFSVYQDLIDDSLLSDSVSTFVRYIRDEEVADFYCSADLVVLPYHQIFQSGVLLMAMSYGVPVLVSDIAGMMEVIGNDEFGLSFEKGCPKDLAVKTRNLLKSPDSLDRYADLGIKRMNESYSWGNIGRLTAELFRSL, encoded by the coding sequence GTGCCTAGGGTTGCAATTATTGAGCCTGTCGGCGGTCACGGTGGGATGAACTATTATGATCTCGGGCTTCTGAAGGGGGTTATTGATGCCGGCACCGACGCACTCTTGTATACGTCAGAGGAGACTAATGTCAGTCCGGAGATGTCCTGTTTTGTGCGAAGGTATTTTAGGGGTGTCTGGGGCCCCAAAAACAAACTTTTTCGAGCAAGCCGCTTTGTTTTCGGCATGGTTAAATCATTACTGCACGCGCGGTTTTCAAGATGTAATATTGTCCACTACCATTTTTTCCATTATGGAATTATGGAGCTCTTTATGGTTCTTGTTGCGCGGTTGCTTCTCTTTAAAGTGGTCGTCACCGCGCATGATGTTGAGAGTTTCAAGGGCGGTCAAAAAGATTGGCTTGCAGAGATAATTTTAAAGGTGGCAAGTGTTGTTATTGTCCATAACCAGATCAGTAAAAAATCTCTTGTAGAGAAGTTGAGTTTGACTGAGTCTTACATTTATGTGATTCCGCATGGAAACTATTTCGATTTTATCGAACGGAGACCAACAAAGACTGCCGCTAGAGAAGCACTGGGAATTCCTAAAGATAAGATGGTTGTGCTATTTTTTGGGCAGATAAAGAGGGTGAAGGGCCTGGAAGTTCTCCTGAACGCATGGGGTGAAGTTGTCGCTAATGAACCAACTGCTCATTTGGTAATCGCTGGTAAGGTCTGGAAGGATGATTTTTCTGTATATCAGGATCTGATTGATGATTCCCTGCTCTCGGATAGCGTTTCAACTTTTGTGCGTTATATACGTGATGAAGAAGTAGCGGACTTTTATTGTTCGGCGGACCTGGTTGTACTTCCCTATCACCAGATCTTTCAAAGCGGTGTTTTGCTAATGGCGATGAGCTATGGAGTCCCGGTGCTGGTTTCTGATATAGCTGGGATGATGGAGGTTATTGGCAACGACGAGTTTGGATTGAGTTTTGAGAAAGGTTGTCCGAAGGATCTCGCAGTAAAGACCCGCAACCTATTGAAAAGTCCCGATTCCCTAGATCGCTATGCTGATTTGGGCATAAAGAGAATGAATGAAAGCTATAGCTGGGGAAATATCGGAAGGCTGACCGCGGAGCTTTTTCGTTCCCTTTGA
- a CDS encoding VanZ family protein encodes MNKIIARGLFVVLLAAALFAGLKSTPVPQVVSHFDLILHFGAFAALAGLWMIGFTRPPVGIFVLITIGLGIEVWQGWMLPGRTADGWDILANSLGVFCGWFSILLLSRFVLSRADKKAGLVEISIKNSK; translated from the coding sequence GTGAATAAAATTATTGCTCGCGGCTTATTCGTAGTTTTGTTGGCCGCGGCGCTCTTTGCCGGGCTGAAGTCCACGCCGGTACCACAGGTGGTTTCACACTTTGACCTAATCCTTCACTTCGGTGCTTTTGCTGCGCTCGCAGGGCTTTGGATGATTGGCTTTACGCGGCCGCCAGTTGGTATTTTTGTACTAATTACAATTGGGCTGGGTATTGAAGTGTGGCAGGGCTGGATGCTGCCGGGCCGGACGGCCGATGGCTGGGACATATTGGCCAACTCGCTTGGGGTTTTTTGTGGTTGGTTCTCCATATTGCTTTTAAGCAGGTTTGTATTGTCGCGAGCGGATAAAAAGGCGGGGCTTGTCGAAATTTCGATCAAAAATTCAAAATAA
- a CDS encoding undecaprenyl-phosphate glucose phosphotransferase: MAAVYRLLDGALILGALFTCITAFGHSITTEWVLLGLIAAVGFAVMAESVDLYRSWRADTYLQMVAYTAFAWCALGAVLLVLGYFSKTSVGYSRLIVGTWAGSTLVLLCAWRFGLRQLLFVLRSRGFNTRSAAVIGVTEAGLRLARNLNNEPQLGIRVQGFYSVPDCAGCDQSMLELEPVKLLGSVEDAVAAARAGELDLVYIALPMREEQRIADILQALADTTVTVHLLTDLFVSNLLHARWRQVGDSSLLSVYDTPIEGLNSWLKRLEDLLLSSVILLLISPLMLLIAAAIKLTSPGPVIFKQHRYGLDGRAIKVWKFRSMTTQDNGDKVVQAQKGDARITPVGAFLRRTSLDELPQFINVLQGRMSIVGPRPHAVAHNEEYRQLVSGYMLRHKVKPGITGWAQVNGWRGETDTLEKMSKRVEHDLHYIRHWSLWLDIRIVLMTVFKGFTGKNAY; the protein is encoded by the coding sequence TTGGCTGCTGTATACCGTTTACTGGACGGCGCGCTGATTCTGGGCGCGCTGTTTACCTGCATTACTGCCTTTGGTCACAGCATTACTACCGAGTGGGTGCTGCTGGGGCTGATTGCGGCCGTCGGCTTTGCCGTGATGGCGGAGTCTGTGGATCTCTACCGTTCCTGGCGAGCGGACACTTACCTGCAGATGGTGGCCTACACGGCCTTTGCCTGGTGTGCACTGGGCGCGGTGCTGCTGGTGCTGGGTTATTTCAGCAAGACCAGTGTGGGCTATTCGCGCTTGATCGTGGGCACCTGGGCCGGTTCCACGCTGGTGTTGCTGTGTGCCTGGCGCTTTGGCTTGCGCCAGTTGCTGTTTGTGTTGCGTTCACGTGGCTTCAATACTCGCAGCGCCGCTGTGATCGGCGTGACGGAAGCCGGCCTGCGGCTGGCCCGCAACCTGAATAATGAGCCGCAGCTGGGTATCCGCGTGCAGGGCTTTTATAGCGTGCCGGATTGTGCCGGTTGTGATCAGTCCATGCTGGAACTGGAGCCGGTCAAACTGCTGGGCAGTGTGGAAGATGCCGTGGCGGCAGCCCGCGCCGGCGAGCTGGACCTGGTTTATATCGCCCTGCCCATGCGCGAGGAGCAGCGCATTGCCGATATTCTGCAGGCGCTGGCAGACACCACGGTCACGGTGCACCTGCTGACAGACCTGTTCGTGAGCAACCTGTTGCACGCGCGCTGGCGCCAAGTGGGGGATTCAAGCCTGCTGAGCGTGTACGACACGCCCATCGAGGGCTTGAACAGCTGGCTGAAACGGCTTGAGGACCTGCTGCTGTCGTCCGTCATTCTGCTGTTGATTTCACCATTGATGCTGCTGATCGCTGCGGCGATCAAACTGACTTCACCAGGGCCGGTGATTTTCAAGCAGCACCGCTATGGGCTGGATGGCCGCGCCATCAAGGTGTGGAAGTTCCGCTCCATGACCACCCAGGACAATGGTGACAAGGTGGTGCAGGCGCAAAAGGGCGATGCGCGCATTACGCCGGTGGGCGCTTTTTTACGACGCACCTCGCTTGATGAACTGCCGCAGTTTATCAACGTGTTGCAGGGGCGCATGTCCATCGTCGGCCCGCGCCCGCACGCGGTGGCCCACAACGAGGAATACCGCCAGCTGGTGAGCGGTTACATGCTGCGGCACAAGGTAAAGCCGGGCATTACCGGCTGGGCCCAGGTAAACGGCTGGCGCGGTGAGACGGACACGCTCGAGAAAATGAGCAAGCGGGTGGAGCACGATTTGCATTACATCCGCCACTGGTCACTGTGGCTGGATATCCGCATCGTGCTGATGACGGTATTCAAGGGCTTCACCGGCAAGAATGCCTACTGA